In Nitrospira sp., one genomic interval encodes:
- a CDS encoding prepilin-type N-terminal cleavage/methylation domain-containing protein, whose product MSGQSSTVLPSQRTVDMGCRGFSLIELLMALTIGGVAVAAALYMFSAYGGRFHAQQSAMVSNQELRLAMDVLCNEVRLAGAGVMGGDVPLTTMRPDEMEFFANLNGTATVLTRLALPGEAELSVENAAGWSKGKQVLLCTAESCMWNRLAAEGRKLALPLTTPLAAALPA is encoded by the coding sequence GTGAGCGGACAGAGTTCAACGGTCCTGCCTTCGCAACGGACCGTCGACATGGGGTGTCGCGGGTTCAGTCTGATCGAGCTGCTTATGGCGCTGACGATCGGGGGCGTCGCAGTAGCCGCGGCTCTTTATATGTTCTCGGCATATGGAGGGCGGTTTCATGCGCAGCAGTCGGCTATGGTGAGCAATCAAGAACTACGGCTCGCCATGGACGTACTCTGCAACGAGGTTCGTCTGGCGGGCGCCGGCGTGATGGGCGGTGACGTGCCGCTTACGACGATGAGGCCCGATGAAATGGAGTTTTTCGCGAATCTGAACGGCACCGCGACCGTGCTGACTCGCCTCGCCCTTCCGGGCGAGGCGGAGTTATCGGTGGAAAACGCTGCCGGTTGGTCCAAAGGAAAGCAGGTGCTGCTCTGTACGGCGGAGTCCTGCATGTGGAACCGTCTGGCTGCCGAGGGGCGAAAGCTGGCATTGCCGCTGACGACGCCCTTGGCTGCGGCTCTACCGGCGTGA
- a CDS encoding prepilin-type N-terminal cleavage/methylation domain-containing protein, with amino-acid sequence MAFAPLLLAMEAPACSRQSPLALRQQGFTLVEVMIAVAIVSILTMVAIPNYLQWNARYQLKQATTELAGSLTLARLAAMNRNLTVSVQLTLVAGRVTVDFGGALAPVTLPPQIVSFAGGPTIQFTPQGLSGASTTQTVILTSEQGTMYAVVVTPAGKVNWCAKSTCP; translated from the coding sequence ATGGCATTTGCTCCCCTCCTGCTCGCCATGGAAGCGCCTGCGTGTTCGCGACAATCTCCTCTTGCCTTGAGGCAACAGGGTTTTACTCTGGTGGAGGTCATGATTGCGGTCGCCATCGTCAGCATTCTCACGATGGTGGCCATTCCGAATTACCTTCAGTGGAACGCCCGCTATCAACTCAAGCAGGCCACGACCGAACTGGCTGGAAGCCTGACCCTGGCTCGATTAGCGGCGATGAACAGAAACCTTACCGTTAGCGTTCAACTGACATTGGTTGCCGGGAGGGTCACAGTCGACTTCGGAGGCGCACTGGCTCCAGTGACCCTTCCGCCCCAAATTGTCTCCTTCGCCGGCGGCCCGACGATCCAATTTACGCCCCAAGGGTTAAGTGGAGCATCCACCACACAAACCGTGATCCTCACATCCGAACAGGGAACGATGTACGCGGTCGTCGTCACTCCGGCCGGCAAGGTGAATTGGTGTGCCAAGTCAACCTGCCCCTAA
- a CDS encoding response regulator transcription factor, translating to MHMTTTGKTIKSRKKLSPLDVAPSLPKRRPETLTTREQEILELIWTGFKNKEIAQRLKISVKTVEAHRANMMKKIRVSNTAQLLKAAIQGKLLRLR from the coding sequence ATGCACATGACCACAACGGGCAAGACCATCAAGAGCCGAAAAAAACTCTCCCCATTGGACGTCGCCCCTTCGCTGCCCAAGCGGCGGCCGGAAACGCTCACCACCCGGGAGCAGGAAATTCTCGAACTGATCTGGACCGGGTTCAAGAACAAGGAAATCGCCCAGCGCTTGAAAATCAGCGTGAAGACGGTGGAAGCGCATCGAGCAAACATGATGAAGAAAATCCGCGTCTCCAACACCGCTCAGCTGCTGAAGGCCGCAATCCAAGGCAAGCTGCTGCGCCTGCGGTAG
- a CDS encoding DedA family protein, whose amino-acid sequence MTGLIEWLIEQLGRFVIATISAFGYTGIAITMAIESACIPLPSEIIMPFSGYLVSTGQFSMVGVTLAGAIGNVLGSLVAYYVGVWGGRPFVERYGRYFLISQHDLEMADRWFTKHGDAAVLVSRLLPVVRTFISLPAGIARMNVTKFVVFSFIGAVPWCYALAYVGLKMGEHWNQLREYFHHADLAIGLVLAAGLGYFLWSHWPRRRTSME is encoded by the coding sequence ATGACCGGCCTCATCGAATGGCTGATCGAGCAACTCGGCCGATTCGTCATCGCGACGATTTCGGCCTTTGGTTACACCGGCATTGCCATTACCATGGCGATTGAGAGTGCCTGCATTCCACTGCCCAGCGAAATCATCATGCCCTTCTCCGGCTACTTGGTGTCGACCGGCCAATTCTCGATGGTCGGAGTGACGCTGGCCGGGGCGATCGGCAACGTGTTGGGGTCACTGGTGGCCTATTATGTCGGCGTGTGGGGGGGGCGTCCCTTCGTGGAGCGCTACGGCCGGTATTTCCTGATCTCTCAGCATGATTTGGAAATGGCCGATCGGTGGTTTACGAAACATGGAGACGCGGCGGTGCTGGTCAGTCGCCTCCTGCCGGTCGTGCGAACCTTCATCTCGCTGCCGGCAGGAATCGCTCGGATGAATGTGACGAAGTTCGTAGTCTTTTCCTTCATCGGTGCCGTGCCCTGGTGTTATGCACTCGCCTACGTGGGGCTCAAAATGGGTGAGCACTGGAATCAGTTGCGGGAATACTTTCATCACGCCGATCTGGCGATCGGACTGGTCCTGGCTGCCGGGCTTGGGTACTTCCTATGGTCGCACTGGCCGAGGCGCCGAACCTCCATGGAGTAA
- the surE gene encoding 5'/3'-nucleotidase SurE, whose amino-acid sequence MFSRGEAIVARPRILVTNDDGITSPGLHAVAGALRALGDVWVVAPDRERTAVGHAVTLHKPLRITKLAPRVFAVNGTPVDCVNLALVKVLPASPALIVSGINRGVNLGDDVMYSGTVSAALEGAILGVPSMAVSQEGDETFRFEVGALYAARVAQEVLTEGLPPETILNVNIPNRSLGMIKGVKITCLSRRRFENPIVEKVDPRGRTYYWIAGTRQSWGRRENADHEALARRMVSVTPIHLDTTHYGVLDRFKRWESALSRPPVRRRATTRKVRKRGRA is encoded by the coding sequence ATGTTCTCGAGAGGAGAAGCGATTGTGGCACGTCCGCGCATCCTGGTGACCAACGATGACGGTATCACCTCCCCGGGCCTCCATGCGGTGGCAGGCGCGCTTCGTGCGCTCGGGGATGTGTGGGTAGTGGCACCTGATCGTGAGCGAACGGCGGTGGGGCATGCCGTGACCCTGCATAAACCGCTTCGGATTACCAAGCTCGCCCCGCGCGTCTTTGCGGTGAACGGGACGCCTGTGGACTGCGTCAACTTGGCGTTGGTCAAGGTTTTGCCGGCGTCGCCTGCCCTGATCGTGTCCGGCATCAACCGCGGTGTCAACCTTGGGGATGACGTCATGTACTCAGGCACCGTGTCGGCTGCGCTGGAGGGAGCAATCTTGGGCGTCCCTTCCATGGCCGTTTCACAGGAAGGCGACGAGACCTTTCGCTTCGAGGTGGGGGCTCTCTATGCGGCACGGGTAGCCCAAGAAGTTCTTACGGAGGGATTGCCGCCGGAAACCATTCTCAATGTGAATATTCCGAACCGGTCACTGGGGATGATCAAGGGGGTCAAGATCACGTGCCTGAGTCGGCGTCGATTTGAAAATCCCATCGTGGAAAAAGTCGACCCTAGAGGACGTACATATTATTGGATCGCCGGAACCCGCCAATCATGGGGTCGCCGGGAGAATGCCGACCATGAGGCCTTGGCGCGGCGGATGGTGTCGGTCACGCCGATTCATCTCGACACGACGCATTACGGCGTGCTGGATCGCTTCAAACGGTGGGAATCGGCCCTGTCGCGGCCGCCTGTGCGTCGCCGGGCCACCACTCGAAAGGTGCGAAAGAGAGGACGCGCATGA
- a CDS encoding MerR family transcriptional regulator: MGNDPRLGSKVFYKIGEVSKIAKLPAYVLRFWESEFSFLKPRKSRGNQRLYVQRDVETVLEIKRMLYDEGHTLAGVKRYWARRGRVNQKRGSRKELAQRVRGDLQAIIRLIDSYPS; encoded by the coding sequence ATGGGGAATGATCCCAGACTGGGAAGTAAGGTTTTTTATAAGATCGGAGAAGTCAGCAAGATTGCCAAATTGCCCGCGTATGTCCTGCGGTTTTGGGAGTCGGAGTTCAGTTTCTTAAAACCACGGAAGAGTCGCGGGAATCAGCGACTGTATGTGCAACGAGATGTGGAGACGGTGCTGGAGATCAAGCGGATGCTCTATGATGAGGGGCATACGCTGGCCGGAGTGAAACGGTACTGGGCCCGTCGAGGCCGGGTCAACCAGAAGCGCGGTTCACGGAAAGAGCTGGCGCAACGCGTTAGGGGAGATCTCCAGGCGATCATTCGGTTGATCGACTCATATCCGTCTTGA
- a CDS encoding type II/IV secretion system protein — MIRGAVSGSEALQGVARVTTRAVTDAYHKLVDQGFLRKEELMTAKGEAVRRTVDLATVLMDRYRIPKPAIGAVLTEFYGCPFQPYDERIVIDRGLVKNLNVDYLRLNHWVPLARHGSVVEILIDDPHNSEKVLDVRRAFPGAVLSYRVGLPRDIERFLLMGQARQPDDLITDILGELVSEAQIEDQQNATIAAITENDSAIVRLANQVIAEAYRQGASDIHIEPYSDRKETSVRFRVDGTCFTYMKIPAAYRRAIVSRIKIMANLDIAERRKPQDGKIRFKLTTGQEIELRVATLPTAGFNEDVVIRLLAGNGPRRMEDLDFSTETLQLLTELAQKPHGIVLCAGPTGSGKTTTLHALLASINNEERKIWTAEDPIEITHDGLRQVQVHPKIGLTFAATMRAFLRADPDVIMIGEMRDKETADIAIEASLTGHLVFSTIHTNSAVETVVRLLDLGCDPFNFSDAMRGVLAMRLCKRICLNCREFYQPNQDECDELARAYGRPEWECLGKVNGHPLRLARGRGCPACNQTGYRGRIPIHELMVGSEPLKELIQSRARTAELLKQAKQDGMKTLLQDGIEKVVRGLTTYKQVRAVAIK; from the coding sequence ATGATTCGGGGAGCCGTATCGGGGAGTGAAGCGCTGCAGGGTGTCGCACGTGTGACGACAAGGGCGGTGACCGACGCCTATCACAAATTGGTCGACCAGGGCTTTCTTCGGAAGGAAGAATTGATGACTGCGAAAGGAGAGGCCGTTCGCCGAACGGTCGATCTCGCGACAGTGTTGATGGATCGGTATCGAATTCCTAAACCAGCGATCGGCGCAGTCCTAACCGAGTTTTACGGTTGTCCCTTTCAGCCCTATGACGAGCGCATCGTCATTGACCGGGGGTTGGTGAAGAATCTGAACGTAGACTATCTTCGCCTGAACCACTGGGTGCCTCTCGCACGTCATGGGTCTGTGGTCGAAATCCTCATCGATGATCCGCACAATTCGGAAAAGGTGCTCGATGTGCGTCGCGCCTTCCCCGGAGCGGTGCTGTCGTATCGAGTGGGATTGCCGCGCGATATCGAGCGGTTTCTCCTTATGGGGCAGGCCCGGCAACCGGATGACTTGATAACAGACATTTTGGGAGAGCTGGTCAGCGAGGCCCAAATCGAAGACCAACAAAATGCGACGATTGCCGCGATTACGGAAAATGACTCCGCGATTGTGCGTCTCGCCAACCAGGTTATCGCTGAGGCCTATCGACAGGGAGCTTCTGATATTCATATCGAGCCCTACTCCGACCGAAAGGAAACATCGGTACGTTTTCGGGTGGATGGCACGTGCTTTACCTACATGAAGATTCCGGCGGCGTATCGTCGGGCGATCGTGTCTCGCATCAAGATTATGGCGAACCTGGACATTGCGGAGCGACGCAAGCCACAGGACGGCAAGATTCGATTCAAACTGACGACGGGGCAAGAGATCGAGTTGCGAGTGGCGACGCTGCCGACAGCTGGGTTCAATGAAGATGTGGTGATTCGCCTGCTGGCAGGAAACGGTCCACGTCGTATGGAGGACTTGGACTTCAGCACAGAGACCCTGCAACTGCTGACCGAGTTGGCGCAGAAACCCCACGGGATTGTGTTGTGTGCCGGGCCAACCGGCTCGGGCAAGACCACGACACTGCACGCTCTCCTGGCGTCGATTAATAACGAGGAGCGAAAGATCTGGACGGCCGAGGATCCTATAGAGATCACCCATGATGGGTTGCGGCAGGTTCAGGTGCATCCCAAAATCGGTCTGACGTTTGCCGCGACTATGCGGGCATTCCTCCGAGCGGATCCGGACGTCATCATGATCGGAGAAATGCGTGATAAGGAAACGGCCGATATTGCGATCGAGGCGTCTCTCACCGGGCATTTGGTCTTCAGTACTATTCATACCAACAGTGCGGTGGAAACGGTGGTGCGGCTCCTGGATTTGGGGTGCGATCCCTTCAATTTTTCCGATGCCATGCGAGGAGTGTTGGCGATGCGTCTATGCAAACGGATCTGTCTCAACTGTCGAGAGTTTTATCAGCCGAATCAGGATGAGTGCGACGAGTTGGCCCGCGCGTACGGACGGCCGGAATGGGAATGTCTAGGCAAGGTGAATGGCCATCCCCTCCGACTCGCACGAGGCAGGGGCTGTCCGGCGTGTAATCAGACCGGTTATCGGGGACGGATTCCTATCCATGAGTTGATGGTCGGATCTGAACCTCTGAAAGAATTGATTCAAAGCCGGGCTCGAACCGCTGAACTGTTGAAGCAGGCCAAGCAAGATGGGATGAAAACGCTGTTGCAAGACGGAATAGAAAAGGTGGTTCGAGGTCTCACGACCTACAAACAGGTTCGCGCGGTGGCCATCAAGTGA
- the rlmB gene encoding 23S rRNA (guanosine(2251)-2'-O)-methyltransferase RlmB, with amino-acid sequence MARVDGNDNGPELIYGLHAVREALRAGGRPLQRLLVLGTDRQFRDIVQLAREKRVPVHLEPRSAFDRLVPAGRHQGVVGVAAAKAYAEPGAILERAKAEGQVPLLVLLDGVEDPHNLGAILRTAEASGAQGLFIPERRAVGLTSVVAKASAGAVDYIPVGRVTNLTRLIERLQAEGLWVYALAAEAPKLYTMLDLRGPVALVLGGEGQGVRPSVLNACDDAARIPMMGHVGSLNVSAATAVILYEALRQRRENQPGGERA; translated from the coding sequence ATGGCACGAGTCGATGGAAACGATAACGGCCCGGAATTGATCTACGGCCTCCATGCCGTTCGGGAAGCGTTGAGAGCAGGCGGCAGGCCTCTGCAGCGGCTGCTGGTGTTGGGGACCGATCGGCAATTCCGGGACATTGTCCAGCTCGCGAGGGAGAAGCGGGTGCCCGTGCATCTTGAGCCACGGTCGGCGTTCGATCGTTTGGTGCCTGCCGGCCGCCATCAAGGGGTTGTCGGAGTGGCGGCGGCCAAGGCCTATGCGGAGCCGGGTGCCATTCTGGAACGAGCGAAAGCGGAGGGGCAGGTGCCGCTTCTGGTTTTGCTGGATGGCGTCGAAGATCCGCACAATCTCGGCGCGATCCTGCGTACGGCTGAAGCTTCTGGTGCTCAGGGCCTGTTCATTCCCGAGCGACGGGCCGTCGGTCTGACCAGTGTCGTTGCAAAGGCTTCAGCCGGTGCGGTCGATTACATTCCGGTGGGGCGCGTGACCAACTTGACCCGCTTGATCGAGCGGTTGCAAGCCGAGGGCCTGTGGGTCTATGCCTTAGCCGCCGAAGCCCCCAAGCTTTACACGATGTTGGACCTCCGTGGGCCGGTTGCGCTGGTGTTGGGGGGGGAAGGGCAGGGGGTACGCCCGTCAGTGTTGAACGCCTGCGACGATGCCGCTCGCATTCCCATGATGGGGCACGTCGGTTCGCTGAACGTCTCGGCAGCGACGGCGGTCATTCTGTATGAAGCCCTGCGTCAGCGACGAGAGAACCAGCCTGGGGGGGAGCGAGCCTGA
- the pilV gene encoding type IV pilus modification protein PilV: MHQRGFTILEAMVAAGVLSVGLLGLAGLQGMSLGKNVDANDVTRVTNLAADMAERIQNNRQYVLDYHNTDTGVACPQNVSTQRMALGDCAQWQTLVANSRLAGARGVITVTSLDPNPTANPVTMNRFLVTITVSWQTMRTDVSTARTKTVTFTSLVAPE, translated from the coding sequence ATGCATCAGCGGGGCTTTACTATTCTAGAAGCGATGGTGGCCGCTGGGGTGCTTTCGGTGGGGTTGTTGGGACTGGCAGGTCTTCAAGGAATGTCGCTCGGGAAAAATGTCGATGCGAATGATGTAACTCGCGTGACAAATCTCGCGGCCGACATGGCCGAGCGAATCCAAAACAATCGGCAGTACGTTTTGGATTACCACAACACGGATACTGGCGTTGCCTGCCCGCAGAATGTGAGCACGCAACGAATGGCTCTCGGAGATTGCGCCCAATGGCAGACGCTTGTGGCAAATTCCAGGCTTGCTGGAGCTCGTGGGGTCATCACGGTGACCAGTCTGGATCCAAACCCCACAGCGAATCCAGTCACAATGAACCGATTCTTGGTCACGATCACCGTAAGCTGGCAAACCATGCGTACTGATGTCAGTACAGCGCGAACCAAGACCGTGACCTTCACCAGTTTGGTTGCACCCGAATAA
- a CDS encoding type II transport protein GspH, translated as MNERGVSLIELCVVTAMIAIVVGVSLPSWATLVAKYQHRAIESEIASELRMARQLAIVRRERIRVVVDVDRSELRTECVDCGMGPLRRYDFSRKGTVISSMTTGPEVVFQPSGRSATATTIILFDRNQTPHRLTVSMTGRVVLS; from the coding sequence ATGAATGAACGTGGTGTGAGTCTCATTGAATTGTGCGTGGTCACGGCCATGATCGCGATTGTGGTCGGCGTGAGCCTTCCGAGTTGGGCGACCTTGGTAGCCAAATATCAACACCGCGCGATTGAGTCGGAAATAGCCTCGGAGTTACGCATGGCTCGTCAGCTGGCGATCGTGCGCCGGGAGCGGATCCGGGTCGTCGTAGACGTCGATCGGTCGGAGTTGCGGACCGAGTGCGTGGACTGCGGCATGGGACCCCTCCGTCGGTATGACTTTTCTCGCAAGGGGACGGTGATCAGTTCCATGACGACGGGTCCTGAGGTCGTATTCCAGCCCAGTGGGCGGTCTGCTACCGCGACCACCATCATTCTCTTTGACCGAAATCAGACGCCTCATCGTCTGACGGTGAGCATGACCGGGCGGGTGGTCCTGTCATGA
- a CDS encoding prepilin peptidase, with protein sequence MTSYLIIFLFGAVIGSFLNVCIYRLPRGESVAWPASSCPSCRQGIAYYDNIPIASYLWLRGRCRVCEVTISPQYPVVEAVTASAYVLLFWWFGFTAEAWAYALLTSGLIVITGTDLSHTMIPDVVTLPGIVAGLLCAAIVLPISVVDSLLGLLVGGGILWFLAWISPYLFGKEGMGGGDIKLMAMVGAFLGWQPVLLAIMLGSLLGSLVGGGLMMSGVLRRGQYIPFGPFLALGSLLALFFHQPLFTWYWTLLDLPQ encoded by the coding sequence ATGACGTCGTATCTGATCATATTTCTGTTTGGAGCCGTGATCGGCAGTTTCCTCAATGTCTGTATCTATCGATTGCCTCGTGGAGAGTCGGTCGCGTGGCCGGCTTCGTCATGCCCTTCATGTAGGCAGGGAATCGCTTACTACGACAACATTCCGATTGCGAGCTACCTATGGCTTCGGGGGCGATGCCGCGTCTGCGAAGTCACCATCTCGCCTCAATACCCGGTGGTGGAAGCGGTGACCGCGTCGGCCTACGTCCTGCTGTTCTGGTGGTTCGGGTTTACAGCGGAGGCCTGGGCCTATGCCTTGCTGACTTCGGGCCTCATCGTGATCACCGGCACGGACCTCTCGCACACCATGATTCCGGATGTCGTCACGCTGCCGGGTATCGTGGCTGGGCTGCTCTGTGCCGCCATTGTCCTTCCCATCAGTGTCGTCGACTCGTTGCTGGGCCTCCTCGTAGGAGGGGGGATTCTGTGGTTTCTCGCGTGGATCAGCCCCTATCTCTTCGGAAAGGAAGGGATGGGCGGCGGTGACATCAAACTCATGGCTATGGTGGGGGCCTTCCTCGGCTGGCAACCGGTGTTGTTAGCTATCATGCTGGGCTCACTTCTGGGCTCGCTGGTCGGTGGGGGATTGATGATGTCTGGAGTATTACGTCGCGGTCAGTATATTCCGTTCGGACCGTTCCTCGCACTCGGATCACTGCTTGCCTTGTTTTTTCATCAGCCGCTGTTCACCTGGTACTGGACACTGCTCGACTTGCCGCAGTGA
- a CDS encoding cysteine--tRNA ligase, whose translation MMLRLYNTLTGNKDQFEPLVPGRVRMYVCGVTVYDYCHLGHARSALVFDVLRRFLEYAGYAVEFAKNFTDVDDKIIKRANEQGVSCDRITATYIDAYYEDMGKLGVRRATVEPRATEHIGDIVALVDRLVSKGLAYRVDGDVYFQVDRYPMYGRLSKRKLEDLQAGARVDVDERKRHPMDFALWKGSKPGEPAWDSPWGPGRPGWHIECSAMAMRHLGDTFDIHGGGMDLIFPHHENEIAQSCGATGKEFARYWVHNGFVQTNQEKMSKSLGNFFTIRDILKQSEWPEAITGEILRYFLLSTHYRSPLEFSDQSLREAKSALNGFYDLFERLKESTPAQGAADNQLQKEIVRLRQEFVEAMEDDLNTPAAVAALQKLRGEANRCLEAGVGEEARSAVRQEFCKLGDVLGLLQMPNWQFKSQVPQTPDGQGAEGHMTLSDEDIAAQIAARIEAKKAKDYGRADRIRAELASFGITIEDRPDGTSRWKR comes from the coding sequence ATCATGTTGCGTCTCTACAATACGTTGACTGGAAACAAGGACCAATTTGAACCTCTGGTGCCCGGAAGAGTGCGCATGTACGTTTGTGGCGTCACGGTCTATGATTACTGTCATCTGGGGCATGCCCGAAGCGCCCTCGTGTTCGATGTCCTCCGACGATTTTTGGAATATGCCGGGTATGCCGTCGAATTCGCGAAGAACTTCACTGATGTGGATGACAAGATCATCAAGCGGGCCAACGAGCAGGGGGTCAGCTGCGACCGGATCACGGCCACCTATATCGACGCGTACTATGAGGATATGGGCAAGCTTGGCGTGCGCCGGGCCACGGTGGAGCCGCGAGCAACCGAACACATCGGCGACATTGTCGCCCTGGTCGACCGCTTGGTATCGAAGGGCCTGGCCTATCGGGTCGATGGGGACGTGTATTTCCAGGTCGATCGTTATCCGATGTATGGTCGACTGTCCAAACGCAAACTGGAGGATTTGCAAGCGGGGGCACGAGTGGATGTGGATGAACGCAAACGGCATCCGATGGATTTTGCACTCTGGAAGGGCAGCAAACCCGGGGAGCCGGCTTGGGACAGTCCCTGGGGGCCGGGACGGCCAGGCTGGCACATCGAATGCTCGGCCATGGCTATGCGGCATCTCGGTGACACATTCGATATCCATGGCGGCGGCATGGATTTGATTTTTCCGCACCATGAAAATGAGATTGCCCAGTCGTGCGGAGCCACAGGAAAAGAGTTCGCACGTTATTGGGTTCACAATGGATTCGTGCAGACCAATCAGGAAAAGATGTCTAAGTCGTTGGGGAATTTCTTCACGATTCGCGACATCCTCAAGCAATCCGAATGGCCTGAGGCAATTACCGGCGAAATACTGCGGTACTTCCTCCTCTCCACGCATTACCGGAGTCCGCTGGAATTTTCGGATCAAAGTCTGCGGGAAGCCAAGTCTGCCTTGAATGGATTCTACGACCTGTTCGAGCGGCTGAAGGAGTCGACTCCGGCCCAAGGGGCTGCCGATAACCAGCTGCAGAAAGAAATCGTGCGGTTGCGACAGGAGTTCGTGGAGGCGATGGAAGATGATCTGAACACCCCTGCGGCGGTGGCGGCTCTCCAGAAGCTGCGTGGGGAGGCGAACAGGTGCCTTGAGGCGGGGGTGGGAGAAGAGGCGCGATCGGCGGTCCGCCAAGAGTTTTGCAAGCTAGGTGATGTGTTGGGGCTGTTGCAGATGCCCAACTGGCAATTTAAGAGTCAGGTTCCGCAAACGCCGGATGGACAGGGTGCGGAAGGGCACATGACCCTGTCGGACGAAGACATTGCAGCGCAAATCGCGGCGCGGATCGAGGCCAAGAAAGCGAAAGACTATGGCCGCGCCGATCGGATCAGGGCGGAATTGGCGTCCTTCGGCATCACGATCGAGGATCGGCCTGATGGCACGAGTCGATGGAAACGATAA
- a CDS encoding PilW family protein, which produces MELMIAVLITVVIVAATLTMVVTSNRANVVNTQVADAQQNVRLGIDLIARDIKLAGYNYNATDPGTAAVGACNTTIGAIVRPVGLLPQDQAPAAADTGPDGVSMVLPINATGWTLTAAVGGTQNAPAQDNSITLSSTAIAEMSARGLGVGSTISIGGALSKTVASVGATSIGFGTNNYVDGKFPIGTPIYLMQCVRYQVVTNTPATCGGDAPCLVRDNVPIVDGVEDLQITYACDGCNQTAPNPLLPDGVVDNQDGSSSMGLPTFTQGDFISNNSWAVTPWTPDKIKMAQVSLVVRQTKEDQGLNERGTRGINTTGPVVVGDHDPSADPTYNETTYQQQRRRVLVRTIQPRNL; this is translated from the coding sequence GTGGAATTGATGATCGCCGTTCTGATCACGGTAGTCATTGTGGCGGCCACCCTGACGATGGTCGTCACATCGAATCGCGCCAATGTCGTCAATACTCAAGTTGCGGATGCGCAACAAAATGTTCGATTGGGCATTGATCTGATCGCGCGTGACATCAAGCTTGCCGGTTATAACTACAACGCCACCGATCCAGGGACAGCAGCTGTGGGTGCGTGTAACACTACGATCGGCGCTATCGTAAGGCCAGTCGGTTTGCTGCCTCAGGACCAGGCTCCGGCAGCCGCTGATACCGGCCCGGACGGTGTGTCCATGGTGCTTCCAATCAACGCGACCGGATGGACGCTGACTGCGGCGGTAGGGGGGACGCAGAATGCGCCTGCTCAGGACAATTCGATCACTCTCTCGAGCACGGCCATTGCCGAAATGAGTGCCCGCGGGCTTGGCGTCGGATCAACAATTTCGATCGGAGGGGCGCTGTCCAAGACTGTGGCATCTGTGGGCGCCACCTCAATCGGCTTTGGAACAAACAACTATGTCGATGGGAAGTTTCCCATCGGCACACCTATTTATCTCATGCAATGCGTTCGGTATCAAGTCGTAACCAACACGCCGGCGACGTGCGGGGGTGATGCGCCATGCCTGGTCAGAGACAATGTGCCGATAGTCGACGGGGTTGAAGATCTCCAAATTACCTATGCCTGCGATGGGTGCAATCAAACGGCTCCAAATCCACTTCTGCCAGATGGGGTTGTGGACAACCAAGACGGGTCGTCATCCATGGGATTGCCTACCTTCACCCAAGGAGATTTCATTTCGAACAACTCGTGGGCCGTCACTCCGTGGACGCCGGACAAGATTAAGATGGCGCAGGTCAGCCTCGTCGTTCGGCAAACCAAGGAGGACCAGGGGTTAAACGAAAGAGGCACGCGTGGTATTAACACCACCGGCCCCGTCGTGGTCGGCGACCACGACCCTTCTGCAGATCCCACCTATAACGAAACGACATATCAGCAGCAGCGACGGCGCGTCTTGGTCAGGACCATACAACCACGGAATCTGTAG